A single region of the Vicia villosa cultivar HV-30 ecotype Madison, WI linkage group LG4, Vvil1.0, whole genome shotgun sequence genome encodes:
- the LOC131597574 gene encoding uncharacterized protein LOC131597574, whose translation MGDSMLCLVPSVQIPAKFKVPDFEKYKGSSCPQSHLVMYARKMSTYADNHQLLIHYFQDSLTGAALKWYTGLDSTNIRTFNDLGEAFVRQYKYNSDMAPDRDQLRSMAQKDHEAFKEYAQRWRETAAQINPPLKEKEMTKIFLNTLSPFYYERMIASAPSDFTEMVNMGMRLEERVRTGRLTKEGGSSSGTKKFGSGSPKKYKIVDQLMQTPSKISILSLLLNSEAHREALMRVLDQAFVDHDVTVDHFDGIIANITACNNLSFCDEELPEEGRNHNLALHISMNCQSDSLSNVLVDTGSSLNVMPKTTLARLSYQGMPMKFSGVVVKAFDGSRKSVIGEVNLPMTIGPHTFQITFQVMDIQAAYSCLLGRPWIHEAGAVTSTLHQKLKFVKNGKLVTISGEQALMVSHLSNFSFISADDVEGTQFQGLSLEDESSKKKASISSYKEAVKVVRDGTTTGWGQVVIPTKNETRAGLGC comes from the exons ctatgtttggttcccagtgtacaaataccagctaaattcaaggtcccagactttgaaaaatacaaaggaagttcttgtccacaaagtcatcttgtgatgtatgctagaaaaatgtctacttatgcagataatcatcagttgcttatccattactttcaagacagtttgactggtgccgcactgaagtggtacacaggtttggatagcaccaacattcggactttcaacgatctaggcgaggcctttgtccgacaatacaaatacaactcggatatggctccagacagagatcagcttcgatccatggctcagaaagatcatgaagctttcaaagaatatgcccaacgatggagagaaactgctgctcagattaatccaccgttaaaagagaaagagatgacaaagatcttcttgaatactctcagtccgttttattatgaacgcatgattgctagtgctccaagtgatttcaccgagatggtaaacatggggatgcgtctagaagaaagagtccgaaccggacgtctaactaaagaaggtggatcttcaagcggaaccaaaaagtttggaagtggttccccaaagaag tataagattgtggatcagcttatgcagactccttcaaagatctcaatactttcattgcttttaaactctgaagcccacagggaagccctgatgagagttttggatcaagcttttgtagatcatgatgtgactgttgatcactttgatgggataatagctaacataacagcttgcaacaatttaagcttctgtgatgaagaactccccgaggagggaagaaatcacaaccttgctttgcacatttctatgaactgtcagtcagattctttgtccaatgtgttggtagacaccggatcttccttgaatgtgatgccaaagacgactcttgctcgcttgtcttaccaaggaatgcctatgaagttcagtggtgtagttgtcaaagcatttgatggatcgcgaaaatctgttattggcgaagtcaaccttcccatgacaattggtccacatacatttcaaatcaccttccaggtcatggacattcaagctgcttatagctgtctgttgggacgaccatggatccatgaagcaggggcagtaacttcgacgctccatcaaaagttaaaatttgtaaaaaacggaaaattggtaacaataagtggggaacaagccttgatggtgagccatttgtccaatttctcttttattagTGCCGATGacgtggaaggaactcagttccaaggtctctctttagaagacgaatcttccaaaaagaaagcatcaatctcttcatacaaagaagcagtaaaagtagtgagagatggaactaccactggctgggggcaagttgtgatcccgaccaagaatgaaactagagcaggactcggatgt